DNA from Bacillaceae bacterium S4-13-56:
TGTTTCGAAGGGAGCTTGCGCTTTTCTTATCAAAACATTTCTTCTACTTTTTTCATCATCGATGATTCTAGATCTTTTTTGTACTCTTCATAAAATTGTTGGATATCTTCTGCATCTTTTTTGTCATATCCATTTTCTTCAAGCTTTTGAACGAGGTCCTCGTAGATCTTTTGAAAAGTACTATCTGTATTTTTTTCCAAATCTAATGCGGCGGACTGATATTTAGATAATAACTGTAGATAAGAAATAGATTCTCCATTTTCTTTCTTGGTACGGTATTCCTCAAGTCCTTTTTGAAACAACTGGTCCAATTTTTGCTCTGCTTGAGTCTTAAGAGATTCTAAAGCCGGTGCATAAGCCATTTTAATTTCATCCAGGGAAGAATTTTCTTCTGTTATTGATGAGTTATCTCCTAAAACAAGACTTTCCTCATCCATTTGGCGTTTTCTTAAAAAAAACTTTTCCGTGTCATCTGACAAAGGAGTATCAATCTCTTGATCAGAAGAAGGCTCTGGCTGAGGCTGTACATTCTTCACATCATCAGGTAATTCAATGGAAAAGTCGTTTTGTAATATACCTTCAAGTTCTTTCGTAGACCCACCTGATCCTAGTGAAATGACAAGGAAACCAACTCCTACAATAACAATTGAAAACAAAAGTTGAAAAAACCACTTAAACAACCCCATCACTCCTAAGTCATATTCTTATTCACCACTATTTCACAGAAAGAAAAAATTATACTTACAGCCATTTAGTTTTTTTATTTATCTTAATTTTCGTTTAAAATGAAGAGAGGTTGAACTTCTGTAGAGGTGAAGGTGAGGGTTATGATTCAGAGGCAGATATTTATGGCATTTTTTCGTGTCGGGATTTTTGGATATGGTGGAGGTCCTTCTTCCATCCCGCTTGTACATAAAGAAGTTGTAGAAAAATATCAATGGATGAATGAGGATGAGTTCAGTGACATTTTAGCTATTGCAAACACATTACCGGGGCCAATCGCAACTAAAATGGCTGGGTACATTGGATATAAAGTAGCAGGTATTTTAGGCATGTTCATGGCTTTATTTGCTACTGTTATTCCCACGGTCGTGCTCTTAATTGTTTTACTAACTACCTTGTCCTCTTTTAAAGAGATTCCTTGGGTAGTTGGAATGACTAATGCAGTTGTACCTGTTGTAGCGGTTCTTTTAGGACTCCTCACCATTAATTTTATGGTGAATTCTCAAAAAGGATTAGGTTGGACTCAGACCGTTGGGTTGGGAGTTGGATCATTTGTTATCATTGTTTTGTTAGGGATTCATCCTGGAATTATGATCGCGGGAATTTTATTATTTGTTTTGGTCTATCCCTTCGAGCGTAGAAATAAAGAAAGGGGGAGATCTTAACCTTGCTTCTATATTGGCAAATCTTTATAGCATTTTTTATTCCTGGGATTTTAGGTTATGGGGGAGGACCTGCCTCTATACCTTTAGTTGAAAATGAAGTGGTGGATCGTTTTGGTTGGATGAGTGTTTCAGAGTTTAGTGAAATGCTTGCGGTAGCAAATTCATTACCAGGTCCCATTGCTACAAAAATGGCAGGGTATGTTGGATTTCAACAGGGAGGAATTTTAGGTTCCATCATTGCCATTTTTGCCATTGCTGTTCCTTCTTTAATATTAATGATTGTTCTTCTTAGCTTTTTAGGAAAATTTAAAAATTCATTGAAAGTACAAAAACTAACACTACTCGTTCGTCCTACCATTGCTATTTTATTGGGAATGATGACCTATCAATTCTTATCCAGCTCTTATATGGATATTGGAATTTGGCATACACTCTTTTTAGTAGTCGCCAGTTATTTGTTATTAGAAAAAGTTAAGCTGCATCCAGCCTTTGTTATATTGGGTTCGCTCATTTACGGGGCTTTGTTTCTGGGGTAAAAATTTAGGAAACAGGGGAAGGAGGGGGATGAATGCTTCCAAATCATACATTTCCATTAGGCGATCAAGCCATTGTTTTAAATTTTGGTGAAAAAATTGATCCTGCAATTAATCAAAAAGTTCATGAGGCCTATGCCATTCTTGAATCGATTCAAGATGGAAGTATTCTTGAAATGGTCCCTACTTATCACTCCTTAACAATTTACTTTGATTCGAAAAATTGTTCATATGCTGAAATGAAAAAGAAAATCATAGGCATTCTCGAGAAATACAGTGGATCACTAAAAGCGTCTCAACCAAGAGTAATATCAATTCCTGTAGTCTATGGCGGTGAATTCGGACCGGATCTGGGACGGGTGGCAGAGTATAATGAGTTGTCCGAACAACAAGTCATTCAAATACATAGCTCAACTGTTTACCCTATCTATATGATTGGATTTTTGCCTGGTTTTCCATATTTAGGAGGCATGTCATCAGAAATTTCTACTCCAAGATTAGATCAGCCAAGGGGACTTGTGAAATCTGGGAGTGTCGGGATTGCTGGCGCACAGACTGGGATTTACCCTATTGATTCCCCAGGTGGATGGAATATTATTGGTCGAACACCACTTAAACTGTTCCAACCAGAACAACCTTCACCTTTTTTATGCGAAGTAGGGGATAAGATTCAATTCAAACCAATATGTTTTGAAGAATTTTACCAATGGAAAGAAGGGGAGTCATAGCATGCTTCGAATAGATTTAAATGCTGATGTGGGAGAAAGTTATGGAGTATTTAAAGTGGGTCACGATGAAAAATTAATGAGTGTTATAACCTCTGCAAATATCGCTTGTGGTTTCCACTCCGGGGATTACAATACGATGGCTGAAACGGTTTCTTTAGCTAAAAAACATGGAGTCGGAGTAGGAGCTCACCCTGGATTTCAGGACCTTATTGGCTTTGGACGTAGAGAAATGGTGATGACGCCTGAAGAGATTTACAGGATGGTTCTTTACCAAATTGGAGCTTTAGATGCTTTTTGTAGGGTAGAAAATATTCCAATGGTTCACGTTAAGCCCCATGGAGCACTTTATAATTTTGCAGCAAGAGATAGAGTCGTTGCTGAATCCATAGCTCAGGCTGTTTATGATGTAAATCCTAAACTTATTTTGTTTGGATTATGTAACAGCGAATTAATAAAAGCAGCCCACAAAATAGGTTTGAAGACAGCGTCTGAGGCTTTTGCTGACCGAGCCTACACAGATGAGGGTGAATTAACTTCAAGAACACGGGATAACGCTCTCCACACCTCCGTTGAAGCAATGAAAAAACAGGTTCTTGAGATTGTAAAACACGGATATGTAACTTCGGTGACTGGTAAAAAAATTGACCTTCAAGCTGATACCATTTGCATACATGGGGACGGTGATTATGCCGTGGAGGTAGCACATGAACTTGAAAAGGCTCTCCTGACTGAGAAGGTTGAAATTAAAAATGTAGGTGAGTAGGATGGTATATCCAATTTTTAAAGTAAAGAAGCCTGGTCTTTATGCAAGCATTCAGGATGAAGGTAGAAAAGGGTATCAACGATATGGTGTGCCTATATCTGGTGCCATGGACCGATATGCCTTTAGAATGGGGAATTATATTCTACAAAACTCATCGAATGCCCCTGCTCTGGAGGTTACTCTACTCGGAACCGAGCTAATCGCTTTAGCAGATATTGTGGTTTCGATAACGGGCGCAGATTTAACGCCTTCTGTTGACGGTAAGACTGTACCGATGTGGAAGTCTTTCAAAATTTATAAAGGGCAGAATATATCATTTGGTCAACCAAAGTCTGGTGCTCGGGCTTATCTATGTGTTGCTGGTGGATTTGACTACCAATCTATTCTTGGTAGTTGCTCAGTCTATGAACGGGGGAATATGGGGCGTCCTCTTCAAAAGGATAATATTCTGTATGGAAAAAAGAATGAAAAGTCCCATCCAGGTATGGCTCTAAAT
Protein-coding regions in this window:
- the pxpB gene encoding 5-oxoprolinase subunit PxpB, which gives rise to MLPNHTFPLGDQAIVLNFGEKIDPAINQKVHEAYAILESIQDGSILEMVPTYHSLTIYFDSKNCSYAEMKKKIIGILEKYSGSLKASQPRVISIPVVYGGEFGPDLGRVAEYNELSEQQVIQIHSSTVYPIYMIGFLPGFPYLGGMSSEISTPRLDQPRGLVKSGSVGIAGAQTGIYPIDSPGGWNIIGRTPLKLFQPEQPSPFLCEVGDKIQFKPICFEEFYQWKEGES
- a CDS encoding chromate transporter, which produces MIQRQIFMAFFRVGIFGYGGGPSSIPLVHKEVVEKYQWMNEDEFSDILAIANTLPGPIATKMAGYIGYKVAGILGMFMALFATVIPTVVLLIVLLTTLSSFKEIPWVVGMTNAVVPVVAVLLGLLTINFMVNSQKGLGWTQTVGLGVGSFVIIVLLGIHPGIMIAGILLFVLVYPFERRNKERGRS
- a CDS encoding chromate transporter: MLLYWQIFIAFFIPGILGYGGGPASIPLVENEVVDRFGWMSVSEFSEMLAVANSLPGPIATKMAGYVGFQQGGILGSIIAIFAIAVPSLILMIVLLSFLGKFKNSLKVQKLTLLVRPTIAILLGMMTYQFLSSSYMDIGIWHTLFLVVASYLLLEKVKLHPAFVILGSLIYGALFLG
- a CDS encoding biotin-dependent carboxyltransferase family protein codes for the protein MVYPIFKVKKPGLYASIQDEGRKGYQRYGVPISGAMDRYAFRMGNYILQNSSNAPALEVTLLGTELIALADIVVSITGADLTPSVDGKTVPMWKSFKIYKGQNISFGQPKSGARAYLCVAGGFDYQSILGSCSVYERGNMGRPLQKDNILYGKKNEKSHPGMALNPLWIPTYKNEIELRVVPSHHIDKFKEESLRLFYEQVYIFQKGDRMGGILKGEELIIHRNGADIISEATTFGTIQIPASGQPIILFADSQTTGGYTTIGTVVSADLWKIAQLLPGGKVRFKKVTLEEAEIARKEWMA
- a CDS encoding 5-oxoprolinase subunit PxpA encodes the protein MLRIDLNADVGESYGVFKVGHDEKLMSVITSANIACGFHSGDYNTMAETVSLAKKHGVGVGAHPGFQDLIGFGRREMVMTPEEIYRMVLYQIGALDAFCRVENIPMVHVKPHGALYNFAARDRVVAESIAQAVYDVNPKLILFGLCNSELIKAAHKIGLKTASEAFADRAYTDEGELTSRTRDNALHTSVEAMKKQVLEIVKHGYVTSVTGKKIDLQADTICIHGDGDYAVEVAHELEKALLTEKVEIKNVGE